The Pseudanabaena yagii GIHE-NHR1 genome segment ACTAAAAATATATTCCTGTAACGATGGTTCGCCCCTAGTTTCGGCATAAACTTTCAGAGTCACAAAGATTGGCACAAGCTCCCCATGAAATTTTCCATTGAGGCAAGACATCGCCAAATATTTCATAAATGTAGTTTTCCCCGCCCCCGGTTTGCCTAATACAATCAGCTTTTGCAACTTATTTACCGCATCAAAACTCGTCACCCGTTTTTGATTTGTTCCCACTAAAAAGCGGTCAAAATGTTCGCGAGTACAAACATCCATCACCTCGTCATATCCAATGCGTCGTAGTCCAGTCAGCTCTTTTATGATACTAACATCGGTATAAATACGAGCTAGATCAAGAGGTTGCGTCATATCCAACACTCTCATTGTTCCACAACACTCAGTAACATCCGCCGCGATTTTTTGCTTCACCTCTTGGACTAGGAGATCGAGATTGTCGTCAGGTTGAAGATCAGCTTTTACATTTTGCTTTTTCGCCTCTGTCTCTAACCAATTTCTCAACTTATTCGCCTTATTCGCGCCAGTACCCGTAATACTAAATTTCTTGTAAATACCAGTCTTGCGATTGCGGATTGCCTCAACTGTGACATGTAGTTGTTCCGATATCTCGCGATCTCCCTTACCATTGCCCCACCAAAGCAAAAACACTTCTTCTTGTTCAGGAGACAACTCGTACTTACGAGCCAAATCAGTTAAGAAATTGCGAGGAAACATAGGCAATCTGGCGATTAGATAGGCTTATCTTAACCGAAAATTTAAGATGAACAAAACCTGTAGGGGTTCAGCATTTGCTCCACAATCTCAAAACCCATCACAGAGATATCACTCTGCAAATGCTGAACCCTCTCCGCTTTTACCGATAAATTTTCCCTGCGGTTTGAGAATAATCGATGCATATTCAAGGTTGAGGGCAAAACATTCCCGATTTAAAAAATTGTCCCTGCGATTTGAGATTAAGGGCAAAGCATTCCCGATTTAAAAAGCTCGGTAAATTTGTAAATTATTGCGGGAATGCTTTGCCCCTACAGCCTTTGATCTTTTTTGTGGTAGTGGAGGTAAGTTCTGTAACCCTGACTATGTAAGGAAATATGTAAGGCAATGTAAGGCTTGTAAGGCTATGTATGTGGAGTGACCTCCAAACCTAATTTGAGATTCTTGATATTGTCAAAACAACCAAAGGCAATTCAAAAATATGAATACTCAAAATCAAAAGCAAGTTACAACTCAAGCGATCGCCCAAAACAACAACGCAGATAACCCAAACACCAATCCTGCATTTGTTAACGATCCAACCTTCTGGATTATTATCGCCCTCGCCTTTCTCTTTCGCGTCATCCTCGATCGCCCATCTCCAACCAAAAAGTAAATGCTACTATTCCTATAGCAGTTTTCAAAGGATGCATACTCCTTTGAAAACTGCATTAGCAATCCTCAATCAATTGTGGAGATATGTGGGTGTGAGACAGATAGAAAAAGGCAACAAATCTCAAACTAATAGAAGGCAGTATCTAAATTGCTTAGCAGTCGTCTCATCCACGCTCACCATAGCAACACCGATCGCCTTATGGGATTTAGCAAATCCCCTCACTGCCCAACCACTCACCCATGCGATCGCCTCTAGTTCCAATAACAACTCCGCCATAAATTCAGACATCAATTCCCTAGATGCAATTCAGAAACGCGGCAAACTAATCGTGGGCATTAAGGACAACTTGCCACCATTGGGATTTCGCGATCGCAATGGCAACTTAGCAGGATTAGAAATCGAACTTGCCCGTGAATTAGGTAAAGAGCTAAATATACCCGTCGAATTTGTCCCACTCAAAAATCGCGATCGCCTATCTGCATTAGCCAATAATCAAGTAGATTTAGCGATCGCCCAAATTACCGTCACCACCAATCGCACACGCCTAGTTGATTTCTCCTTGCCCTACTACACCGATAGCACCATCGCGATCGCCAAGCAGGGCAACACCCGTCAAGACCTCAACCAACCCATAGCGATCGCTGTTCTCAAAAATTCCGCATCCATTGCCGTGATCCAATCGCAATTTCCCAAGGCAGCAATTATTGGCGCGAATTCCTACGAGGATGGTCTAGCTGCCCTACAAGCAGGTAAAGTCAAAGCCTTTGTTGGCGATCGCAGCAGTCTCACCCAATGGCTCAAGGAACACCCCGAATATGAAATTATTGGTCAGCCCTTAGCCGTACATAGTTTAGCGATCGCCTTACCGCGTGGACTCCAGCATTTAGACTTGCGCGATCGGGTCTTTGCCATTGTGGACAAATGGCGCAAAAGTAGCTGGCTCACAGACAGAGTAAAATATTGGGGATTGTAGATAAATCCTAAATAGTTTGTGAAAGCGCAACCCTTTGGGTTGCGCTTTCACAAACTATTTAATTAAAAACCAAGCCCAGTAAGGTTTTTCAAATGAAGAAATGGCGTAGCTATTTTTTCATTTGGTATAGATTGGAAACAAGCAAGTATGGCAGCTAGTCTATTTGTCTAGCCGCAAATCGCTAAAGGTATCGACAAAGATGATTGTGTTTGAGGATGGTGCTGTGAAAAAAGGAATAAAAAAAGGTTTTGTAAATTTGGTTGC includes the following:
- a CDS encoding transporter substrate-binding domain-containing protein, with the translated sequence MKTALAILNQLWRYVGVRQIEKGNKSQTNRRQYLNCLAVVSSTLTIATPIALWDLANPLTAQPLTHAIASSSNNNSAINSDINSLDAIQKRGKLIVGIKDNLPPLGFRDRNGNLAGLEIELARELGKELNIPVEFVPLKNRDRLSALANNQVDLAIAQITVTTNRTRLVDFSLPYYTDSTIAIAKQGNTRQDLNQPIAIAVLKNSASIAVIQSQFPKAAIIGANSYEDGLAALQAGKVKAFVGDRSSLTQWLKEHPEYEIIGQPLAVHSLAIALPRGLQHLDLRDRVFAIVDKWRKSSWLTDRVKYWGL